ACTTTGATATTCCATGTAGACGGTGTCATCTGCACCTGACATGGAGCTCATTGTGCCTGTTCGCCGAGAGATCTGACAAGAAAGtgagaaaataaattaaatattagaataCAGAAATATATCTATATTTTCAGATCAAGATTGAGTAACTGTATGTGGTTTCAGattttttagttttacaaaaataGCTACCTGTGGTCGACCGCCCACCTCCCCTGCCACCACTTCCTCCTCTGCATCCAGGTCTGATGCCGCTAAGACCTTCTGAAGAAGCTGGTACTGCTCATCTCGGGTGGAGAACATCAGGTCCTCTTCCTCCATACCTGCCAGCTTTGTAATTACCTAACAGCAAAAACAGAAAGCAACAAATGAGAATGGTAGTAGGATTTAGCaagacttttcagattccccggaatttgtgaggggcggggctgtaTGCTGAAGGACACTGATTGGTGGAGCACATTGCAGTGTTCTGCACTTACATTCACTCACAATGTTAAAGCCAGTGTGCAGCTGCaaacttgtttattccatttctactGACTTCACATCATTTGCACTTTGAagatttggaaaatggagcaaaagaaaaGGAGCTATGAGAATTGGATAGACAATGAGGTCTATTTGCTGAATATGTTCTTTTGAGCATATTTCGCTTCTACAAGTGCATTGCAATGATCTGTCTGCCTGTCCTAATATGCTAAAGAGCGTATTCATAAATATGCTCAAAAGAGACAGGACCTTGGTGAACTTGTGCTGAATTTGCTCACTTTGAGTTGGTGAGTTCAAAATAACTGAGCTtgatttgaatacattttccAAAACTTTGAGGCGTGGTGGACACGCAAACCCCaaagattaccaggaattcttttacgcagataaataaattcctggtaataaaacTTCCaagggaatgttggtggaaaaaacTCTACAGAGATGAAAGATTGTCTTtgtaaaaaaacacttttttctgactcatTCTTTGTTTCACCTCTGTGAAGCTAAACTCCATACTGAATGACAACATTCACTCTCAGATTACTGACTTCCAGTGCTTGACTGGATCTGATGAAACAGAAAGCTTTTTAATAACCAGTGAATAAAACATCATCTGATTTATGAAGACACAAATAATCAGTGAATGCTTAAGATGTTGACACACCTTAAAGCTGTAGCCCTGGTCCACCAGGAACCTCTGTCTCTTTGTGGAATAAGCCATCTCTTGGGTGTCTTGAGACACCAGTGAATAGAAGTATGCATTATACTCTTCTGCTACCATTCCTAAACAGGAGACAGGTGATGAGAAAGAAGATCTTTGTTCATAAATGTCAGCTGAGAAAAAAAGTTAACACGTGTGAAAAATGAACCATGGTTAAaggttaaagcaggggtcaccaaccctggtcctcgagagctattatcctacatgttttagatgtatccctcttccaacacatctgattcaaatgataagcctatcatcaagctctgcagtaGCCTGATAACAActtgtcaggtgtgttggaagagggaaacatctaaaacatgcagtatagtagctctcgaggaccagggttggtgacccctgggttaaaggtgAACCTTTCTTGGCTCGTAGGACTCTGCCAAGTCTCTGAGCTTCCTGCCTTCGTGATCCACCATGAGAGGAGATCTGAATAAGAACATTGGCTTCTGGCAAGTCAAATGAAGTGTCTCCAACCTGTATGGTGGCAAAGATGTTGCAAAGACAGAGTTAATGTTATCTAAGGCAAAAATTTTCATTCAGTACCACTGTGGGCCAAGGTGAACAGTTTACACAGTATATGTAAATTATtgcaaaaaactttatttatttaagaatTCATATTGTTGGCAGAAACCTGATCACAGCAGTCTGAGACTATATGAATTGTCTGAAAACTGATTCAGAATGTAGATCCTTTCTAAAGATACAAGtgtgccctctagtggtcacaagtGGATTCACAGGCTAGAGAGTAGGTCAATGATTAGGCAAAGTATGGAGTAAATACATCAACTAATCAATTTACCTTGGAGATGAAAATTGTGTTGATCTTGGGGTTATGTTTGAAGTTTTGTAAGATCTGCATGCGTTCCCCCTGAGATGTTGGACCATAGATGTAAGgcctttagagaaaaaaaaattagaagaaAATTAAATTTTTACAGATGGAGAAATCTTATATTGACTATTTACTGAAACATAGTGAGAGCTCATCTGTGACATACTTGTTGAGTCGAATGGCATACTCCTTCAAAGCAAACACGTTATCAGCAAAGACAATGATCTTGTCGTTGCGCCGTTCGTGGAAGCGAATAAGAAACTGGCAGGCACGGAACTTATTGGGATTCATGGTATAGAGAAGGATTCGCTTTTTAGTCTTGATGGCCACATACTCTCTGTAAAACTCTGGAGACATTGGGCACCACACCTAGAGAGCAGACATTAACAGTTAACCACACTTTTACACGAACACTggagaaacaaaaacataataaaatcacAAAATAGTCCAAGCAAGATAAATTAATCTTTATCTACATGTGAACTAAAAGAAATTATCATGaaagcaaatctgatgttttttatGATTTATTCTTGTGCTACATGTCaccagtaccagttttggccctaGCTATAATTAAAGTCACCTTATAGATTTTCTTAATAGTATAATAGACTTTGTCATTTCCTGTAACTGAGGGCAGGACTCACCCTGCACTTTGGAGTGTATATTAACTTTGCATCCAATAAACACTTTCATAGATTTGTAGCCCCCCCTGCAGAGGACCTATGAGCCTGCAAGTACTTATATGCGAACACTGAGTCGTTATGGGTTATTGCTCCACAGCTGGGCTTTTTAGGAGGGGGCAGCCTCCAAAGACCCCTATTTTCAGGAAACACGTGAAtacacaaaagaaaatagtacTCCACGGCCATTTCATGAGGACTTTAAACTTCAGTGTAGATAGAGTCAAGATCCTCAGCAAATAATTACTTCATCAGATAATAATTCAAAGTTTTGTACAACAGTACTGCagtcatttgaacaaataaatccttttttttttacagagatttttttctttacagacATCTGTAGGATGATCTCTCAAAATTTTAAACCCCAGATTACTCAAAATAACAGATTTCTGGCTGATGAGATTTGGTTAATTTTTAGTCTTTGTACAACACGTTAAAACCCTCTTCCAAGACCATTGTGAATGTTACTATTTAGATGAACATATGAATATAAGAACTTGTTGTTAGTCTAGCGTGGGTTGACCTATGGCTGACTTTGTTGTTCCTGATGTAAATACAGAACAATATTGGATGACAGCAAAATTAGAAGTTTTGTTAGACACAAATTTaaacaagactgacattaaaatAGCCTTATAAAACAACATTAACTTTATATTACAATCAATCTAAAGTCGAGTCAAAATCatctttaagacattttaaggcgTAAACTTCACATTATTGGAAGGACTAACAGAAATCCTTTTATAAAACTACACGACTCACCTCTGCACACTGGACTTTGGCAATATAGCCATTGTTTTGCAACTCCATCCAGTTGGCTTCATACAGCTTAGGCCCAATTAGAAAGTTGAGGTCCACAATCTTGTCATCTTCTCTGACCAACGTGGCAGTGAGGCCCAATTTGCAGTGGGCTTGGACAATGGTCAGAACACGGCGAAACATCTTGGCTACAAAAACAATCATTAGTAAGCTTTTAACTTCATATcatgaaaaatatgttgtaaACCCTGTAAACTCACCAATATCTCAAACTCACCAGGGATAGTGTGCACTTCATCCAGGATAATGAGGCCCCACTCCTGGCTCCGCATCCATTCCATGACCCGCTCTGCTTCCCATGAGCGCTTCGTTGTGTGACCCAGCATAGAATAAGTGCTGATGGCCACAGAGCAGCCAATAGGCTTATCTTTAGCATCAGAAGTGAAACGGCAGATTTGAGAGTCATCAATAGTGGACCACATCTTGAACTGAGCCTTCCACTGCTCAACTGACACAGAGGAGTTCCCCAACACCAGGCAGCGTTTTCGTACTGTGCACGCTGCAGTAACACCTACCAAAGACTTTCCCGCACCTAGAAAGCAAAGGGGTAAAGCACTGAGCAATACACAGAAGTTTTATGATACAAAGAAATAGCAAAATTGTAAGTTCATGGTTTAATATTCAGATTGAAATATGTTGTAACTACAAATAAAATAGTGCATACTGCCTTTCTGTTCCAACTCTAACAGTACAAGGTTTGTTCTTTCTCTTTTTGTGAATCTTTGTTCCATCCTCTCTAGAACGGAACAAAGGATGGAACAAAGATCAGCATGTCCCTACACCAGCTGTCTCACCACAGGGCAGCACGATGACCCCAGAGCGAGCACGTCCATTTCCAAACATCTTGCGTAGGCTCTTTTCCTGGTAAGGCCTTAACACAGCAGTGGGCTTCAAGTCTATGTTGATGTCTGGGTTGACTGTATCATTACGAAAGTCATACTCTGCTAGGAGGGGGTACTCCAGCTGAATACAACGTTTTTGAAGCTCTTCAATCATCTCCTATAGTAGACcaggaaaacaaaaataaacaaaacaggaaaatatgATGCAATTTTCAATCTCAATTGGAATCAAACCTAACAATCTTGGGTTTCAAAGCTATGTAATCAAAAACATGACTCTTAATTTCAGGACCAGTTTCAAAAGCATACCCTATGCACTTCTTTTGTTTCAACAGCATAAAAATAACCATAATATTCTTATTATCTGAAACTGCTTCAAACACCAAATGTCCACAGGTCAATTATAAATAGGTGTGCTTTAAAAAATACTTTAATGCTTCCATAAGAATGTCACAAATAAAATCTATAATCATAATTTCAATTGACttgtgcatgtttttcttttcaaACTTGCATCCTCTGTGTTTGTTGTGGTAATCAGAAAATGGCTGAAATGGTGCAATGCAGAATACGGTGATAATTTGTACAGAAAGACAACAAAAATCAGAACCGTGAAATCAGACATACCTGCCGAATTTCAAATGACACTGTCTgagtctcctcctcttcttcctcctccttatcCATCTGTTCATAGTAGCTGAAGATGTCCTCAGGAACCTGCTGGGTAGACGCCTGTCCATCGCTGGCCTGCTGTGACGTGGACGTACCTCCTTTATCTTGAACAGACTTTGATATCTGTCAAGAGGTGAAGAGAAAatatttttaactgttttttcacCTCCTATAGTAGTTGAATGGTATTGCGTTTGCTCTTATATTGACTTTTCTCTGGTAAGCAAAAATTATCCTCACATTCCTGATTTTATTCTGATACGGCTTTGACATGCTTTTTTGTGTAGCTGTGTAGTTTATGTCAGCACATGGTGTAAGAGCAAATATGGAGGATTATGTACCGCTGACTTGCTGTGGATGACTTCAGTAATAAGCTCTGTGTCCCCTCCATCTGCAGCACGGAGACGACATTCACGGATGATATTGTCCTGCAGGAGGCGCTGGATCACATCAGGGAAGGCACTCTCCACAAAATACCTGCAGGTGGACAGGCACAGTTTGCATGAAGGGTTGGAACCAAAAAGATACTGATGCAAACCCAGACGGAATTTCATGAATTAAAATTTTCACTTTACCTATTGTGTTTGAGCACTAGCTTCACTTTACCATAGCTCACCGTGCAGAGCTAAAAGGAGTGAAGAGACAGATAAAGTTAAATGACAActacatatgcacacataaaGTATCCTACAGTACATTAGCATATTTGCCAATAACCTCAACCTTTTGCTTCCATCCTGTTCTTTCAGAATGCTAGATTTTATTCcatatacttacttttatgaactgcACAATTCCTTCAGGCACAGTAGTCTTGCTGAGTTTTTGTAAGTACTCCACAATATCGGAGGTCTGCAGCCCCACACTGACAGCTGCATACAAGGAATAGGCCGTCAGCTTGTACTCATGGACGTGATTTGGCCTGCACACCGGCTCTGCAATCGCCACCAAGAAATCCTGGGCATATTTATATACAGGGGAGAAGGCCTCTAGAAAGATGTGTCCATCTGGAGCCTTGACATAGAGATATCAGAGGAAAAGGGACACAGAGGATATGCAGCAACTAAAATAAACATGCCTTATAATGTGATATAACAATGGAATCTAGTCTTACCACCCAGAGAGGACGTGAAGAATGATCATTCTTCAACAGCATCTGAACACGGTAGTCTTTGGCTCCATATTCATCCAGTTTAGTACTGGATTCATCCACCTGTTTCCCTGCAGCTGCAGGTATGGCCTCCTGGGACTCATTACCCACCACTTCTtcgtcatcctcctcttcttcataaaaaCGCTTTTTGGACTTTTTCTCTATTGGGCAAAAAGCGGCACATGGTCAAAAAGAATGATTAGATAAATGAGAGACTTCTATAAACGTATGTTGCCACTGTAAGTATGCAAGTGTAAATGTTTTAATGATTTACAAGTCATTAAAATTTAGAGCCTAAACTTGTCTTAAAATTGCCCTAATCACCACAGTTGTATTAGAATAGAGGAAAAACAAGCTACTTTCTGTTAACTTAGCAGCCAGTATAGTATGATCAAAGTGGACACCCCCAAACGGTAACGACAGTGTGTTCTTTGACAGTGCAGCAAAATACTAACCACAGCTCTAAACCTCAGTATTGTCATTTTCCATGCTACTACTAACTGTAGCTAAAATGCTAGCTTAGCTaaggttattttttttataaacagcAGCATCAGCACTCACCTCGGTCTCCTTTATCCTTTTTACCCATTTTATAAATGTTTATACGGCCAATATGATTCACAGCATGTCAGAAACCAAATTAAAGTCAGCCTAATATTCTACTGAAATTTTACAACGTCCGGGGAGTCAGTAATACACAACTTCATGCGACATGATAGCATGGACGTTATCCCATAAAGACCGGTGTCAGATGTGGAAATACATTATAAAACACTTCCGTCTtggatttcaaaataaaatagaattggcaatttttttttatttatttatttatttttttatttttatttttttttacaggttatatGTTTTCCATGGACAAAATTTCTTAATATATTAGGAATACACTGGATGTAAAATTTAGACCTAAAATGGTACAAAAGGCTCGTCATGAATTACACTTAACACAACAATATAAATTGCAAAGAGACTGTGCTCTTATTTTTGTGTAACAATGTTTTATTTCCGCTTACGCTGTTGCTACTTTTCCTATATTGACAGATTGAAATTTCACTATTTACTTCCGGTGTGAAAGGTTATTGTCTTGATTGTGGCTTTACTGCTGTACGAAATACATTTTTCTACTAGTAGAAAAATATTTTAGGTTTTGTGTTCTTGGATAACAATTGTTATTGGCTAGTATGTCGTCTAATAATATTATTGGACCTGCTTTGCCACCGAAGCACGGAGTGGAGAGTGATGAAGACGATGATAACGAAGAAGGATGTAAGTCTATTCTGTCAGATATGGAGTTAAGTTTGCACCTTTATATACAATATTGTGTACCGGTTAGggtattgaaaaataaatgatgtccGTCTTAGGTGTCCTTATGGTAATAATTTGTCCGTTGATTGATAGTTGCTGGTCCTGCTTTGCCTCCTGGTTATAAACGAGGTGAACCGTCGAGCTCCTCAGATGAGAGTGAACAGGAGGTGGCGGTCAAAAGAGCCAAAACAAGTCACACGACTGCAGAGTGGGTTCATTATTTTGGTAAAAAATGAAATACGCTGTCAGAAAACAAGATAGCAACATATGTCTTTTGAACAGGAGTAAAGTAGAAGAAGATGATGGGTTTTTTGGACCAGCTCTTCCACCAGGGTTTAAGAAACAACAGAGTTCACCTGAGAGGTGAGTAACTGTTTCAAGTTCACAATATTTGAGTTGTAAAAGGAGGAAATGTGAGTGAATGGTTAATGGTGGAGGCTGTAACTTCATAGTGTTTCCTCAGGCCTCCTGTAATAGGACCAGCATTGCCACCAGGGTTTCGCAGGGCAGCAGAcaacgatgacgatgatgaagaagatggagaGGATTTTCCAGGGCCTGCGTTACCTCCAGGGTACCAGGCACAGCCATCCAGCAGTGAGGGAGAGGATGAAGATGTGATCGGACCCATGCCAGCCAAAGGCCCTGTTCAGGACTCTGTAGCTTTGGACTTTGAGCGCAGGGCACTAAGGATGAAAGAGAAGCTAACAGGAGAGGTGAGTTCAATATGTTTTTATGATATTATCTGTATTGTCTGCTGTGTGAAACACAATAGTAACAGTGATATATTTACATAATGACTTTATTGAcaagaaaaaatataaatttcAAGCCAATTTGACATTTACTGAATGTTATTTGTCTAGTGTTCTGATGTCTTTTTCATTGTTTACACCTATTAAAGTAATTATCCATTGTGTTTATTCATATCTGTATTTCTGTGTTATCAGGAAACTCCTGAGGTCCTGTCCAGAGAATCATGGATGACAGAGCTCCCACCTGAACTGCAGCATATTGGCTTGGGGGCTCGAACATTCAAGAAGAGGTCAGGTCCAGAGAACAAGGACCGCTCCATTTGGACGGATACACCTGCAGACAGGGAGCGCAAGGCCAGGGTAGGACACACATAATTCTAATGGGTAATAAGTGACTTTCTTCTAAGTTACAAGTgcctgcattttatttttgtatttttgacatgtctattcTTAAACCAACAGGAGCGCCTTGAGGGTAAAAAGAAGGGTGAAACGACTAAAGACAGTGAACCACAAGTCCCCAGGAAA
This sequence is a window from Sphaeramia orbicularis chromosome 3, fSphaOr1.1, whole genome shotgun sequence. Protein-coding genes within it:
- the ercc3 gene encoding general transcription and DNA repair factor IIH helicase/translocase subunit XPB, with the translated sequence MGKKDKGDREKKSKKRFYEEEEDDEEVVGNESQEAIPAAAGKQVDESSTKLDEYGAKDYRVQMLLKNDHSSRPLWVAPDGHIFLEAFSPVYKYAQDFLVAIAEPVCRPNHVHEYKLTAYSLYAAVSVGLQTSDIVEYLQKLSKTTVPEGIVQFIKLCTVSYGKVKLVLKHNRYFVESAFPDVIQRLLQDNIIRECRLRAADGGDTELITEVIHSKSAISKSVQDKGGTSTSQQASDGQASTQQVPEDIFSYYEQMDKEEEEEEETQTVSFEIRQEMIEELQKRCIQLEYPLLAEYDFRNDTVNPDINIDLKPTAVLRPYQEKSLRKMFGNGRARSGVIVLPCGAGKSLVGVTAACTVRKRCLVLGNSSVSVEQWKAQFKMWSTIDDSQICRFTSDAKDKPIGCSVAISTYSMLGHTTKRSWEAERVMEWMRSQEWGLIILDEVHTIPAKMFRRVLTIVQAHCKLGLTATLVREDDKIVDLNFLIGPKLYEANWMELQNNGYIAKVQCAEVWCPMSPEFYREYVAIKTKKRILLYTMNPNKFRACQFLIRFHERRNDKIIVFADNVFALKEYAIRLNKPYIYGPTSQGERMQILQNFKHNPKINTIFISKVGDTSFDLPEANVLIQISSHGGSRRQEAQRLGRVLRAKKGMVAEEYNAYFYSLVSQDTQEMAYSTKRQRFLVDQGYSFKVITKLAGMEEEDLMFSTRDEQYQLLQKVLAASDLDAEEEVVAGEVGGRPQISRRTGTMSSMSGADDTVYMEYQSRGSKASAASKGVHPLFKRFRK
- the gpalpp1 gene encoding GPALPP motifs-containing protein 1, with the translated sequence MSSNNIIGPALPPKHGVESDEDDDNEEGFAGPALPPGYKRGEPSSSSDESEQEVAVKRAKTSHTTAESKVEEDDGFFGPALPPGFKKQQSSPERPPVIGPALPPGFRRAADNDDDDEEDGEDFPGPALPPGYQAQPSSSEGEDEDVIGPMPAKGPVQDSVALDFERRALRMKEKLTGEETPEVLSRESWMTELPPELQHIGLGARTFKKRSGPENKDRSIWTDTPADRERKARERLEGKKKGETTKDSEPQVPRKDMEMAEKVSKYNESKRAESLMSLHSKKMKEKAKEKADTPVERRPFDRDADLQVNRFDEAQKQRLLKKSQELNTRFSHSKDRMFL